A single window of Plutella xylostella chromosome 25, ilPluXylo3.1, whole genome shotgun sequence DNA harbors:
- the LOC119690555 gene encoding uncharacterized protein LOC119690555, giving the protein MSFIGNIPIFDISQDWKIFKSRLEQFVKLNKIEAGDKSAVLLTHLSDEAYRLARNLVYPSELEATTYENLVKKLDDHFTPKRSSFADRAKFYGASKGDGESVETWAARLRGLAVYCDFGSELDTLLRDKFVLGMNDGPERDRLFEMDLATTTLAKALEVAQQAACARQAKAVLVKQEPVYRMAAGNSGRGHGASGSGSHFEARQADGAGSVNQRRCTLCGLKSHSEEKCRYKGYKCQKCGAKGHLKRMCSDKKVHNLHNLCSEGSAVMEDQDVHDCKECNLFNLRVSN; this is encoded by the coding sequence ATGAGTTTTATCGGGAATATTCCAATTTTCGACATTAGTCAGGattggaaaatatttaaaagtcgTTTGGAGCAGTTTGTTAAGCTTAACAAAATCGAAGCAGGAGACAAAAGTGCAGTTTTACTGACGCACCTGAGTGATGAAGCCTATCGCTTGGCTCGGAATTTGGTCTATCCGAGCGAATTAGAAGCGACCACCTACGAAAACCTGGTAAAAAAACTCGACGATCATTTCACACCAAAAAGGTCGTCATTCGCCGACAGGGCGAAGTTTTATGGAGCGTCGAAGGGCGACGGCGAGAGCGTCGAGACGTGGGCGGCACGGCTGAGGGGGCTGGCTGTCTACTGCGACTTCGGCAGTGAGCTGGACACACTTCTTCGAGACAAATTCGTGCTCGGAATGAACGATGGACCGGAGCGCGATCGTCTATTTGAGATGGACTTGGCTACGACCACGTTAGCAAAAGCCTTGGAGGTCGCACAGCAAGCAGCTTGTGCACGCCAGGCTAAAGCTGTGTTGGTGAAGCAGGAGCCAGTCTACAGAATGGCGGCTGGCAACAGCGGGCGAGGTCACGGTGCGAGCGGCAGCGGCAGCCATTTTGAGGCGAGGCAGGCTGACGGAGCGGGATCCGTTAACCAGCGACGTTGTACATTGTGCGGGCTAAAAAGTCATTCGGAAGAAAAGTGTCGGTACAAAGGCTATAAATGCCAAAAGTGTGGTGCTAAAGGTCACTTAAAAAGAATGTGCAGTGATAAAAAAGTGCATAATTTACACAACTTGTGTTCCGAAGGATCTGCAGTGATGGAGGATCAGGATGTTCATGATTGTAAGGAATGCAATTTATTCAATTTGAG